Proteins encoded by one window of Dryocola sp. LX212:
- a CDS encoding amidohydrolase, producing MTVNTQTVDVVYHNGTIYTADEHDTFCQAIAIGEGYIVAVGSDEEVMLLAGPETEVIDLQGKVMLPGIIDSHMHPFWGGKQLRGCNLNYAALSVEETLAIIQKHIDNDPFTGENDWLTVRAWQRQAMTPVGADMSREALDTLNTKRPVALFSNDCHTLAANSRALEMLGIDENTPIPADGKIARDDAGRLTGILEDAPAMRAFDSIPSGTPEQNVQIATHVQQVLNQQGVTTVMDTRVFAEQLEAFAVLRDRGELTVRMLGAKEVTPDSVDGPQDAARAIEEIAEFNRAWNDAEWTPAPGFGTTHVKFFVDGVLQPPTMTASLLEPYRENRGTHDAPDWQPSERYGDLYFTAPVLEALMVECGRAGIHPHTHTVADGAIEMVLNAVEKMRAAYPGKDVRPGLAHNELVAPHQYDRFAKLGATAVLSYQWGGLPGVLIDEEREMLGDARFEHMEPAARFLDAGARLAYGSDWPIDRLDEWYNLQVGMTRRAWDSEGNPAGPRLDTDRDLTLIETLRSATIDAAYMIAREQYIGSLEVGKLADAIVLENNLFEQPVEKVYQTKVMRTLVGGKIVYQS from the coding sequence ATGACTGTAAACACCCAAACTGTGGATGTCGTTTACCACAACGGCACTATTTATACCGCTGATGAGCATGACACCTTTTGTCAGGCTATCGCGATTGGTGAAGGTTATATCGTTGCCGTGGGCAGCGATGAAGAGGTTATGCTGCTGGCCGGGCCGGAAACCGAGGTTATCGACCTGCAGGGCAAGGTGATGTTGCCCGGCATCATCGACAGCCACATGCACCCGTTCTGGGGCGGCAAGCAACTTCGCGGCTGCAACCTGAACTATGCCGCGCTCTCGGTAGAAGAGACGCTGGCGATCATCCAGAAGCACATCGATAACGACCCGTTCACCGGTGAAAACGACTGGCTGACCGTGCGCGCGTGGCAGCGTCAGGCGATGACGCCGGTCGGCGCGGATATGAGCCGCGAAGCGCTGGACACGCTTAATACGAAACGTCCGGTGGCGCTATTCTCTAACGACTGCCACACCCTGGCGGCCAATAGCCGCGCGCTGGAAATGCTGGGCATCGATGAAAACACGCCGATCCCTGCGGACGGTAAAATTGCCCGCGACGATGCAGGCCGCCTGACCGGTATTCTGGAAGATGCGCCAGCCATGCGCGCCTTTGACAGCATCCCCTCCGGCACGCCGGAGCAAAACGTACAGATTGCGACCCACGTCCAGCAGGTGCTTAACCAGCAGGGCGTGACGACGGTAATGGATACGCGCGTGTTTGCGGAGCAGCTGGAAGCCTTTGCCGTGCTGCGTGACCGTGGCGAACTGACGGTGCGTATGCTGGGGGCCAAAGAAGTGACGCCGGACAGCGTTGACGGTCCGCAGGATGCCGCGCGCGCCATCGAAGAAATCGCCGAGTTTAACCGTGCCTGGAACGATGCCGAATGGACGCCAGCGCCGGGCTTCGGCACCACGCACGTAAAATTCTTTGTGGACGGTGTGCTTCAGCCGCCTACCATGACCGCCTCGCTGCTGGAACCTTACCGCGAGAACCGTGGCACGCACGATGCGCCTGACTGGCAGCCGAGCGAGCGTTACGGCGATCTCTATTTTACCGCGCCCGTTCTCGAAGCCCTGATGGTGGAATGTGGCCGCGCTGGCATTCACCCGCACACCCACACCGTTGCCGACGGCGCAATCGAGATGGTGCTGAACGCAGTGGAGAAGATGCGAGCCGCTTATCCGGGCAAAGACGTTCGTCCTGGCCTTGCGCACAACGAGCTGGTTGCGCCGCATCAGTACGATCGTTTCGCGAAGCTGGGCGCGACGGCGGTGCTCTCCTACCAGTGGGGCGGACTGCCGGGCGTACTGATTGATGAAGAGCGCGAAATGCTGGGCGACGCGCGTTTTGAGCATATGGAGCCAGCGGCCCGTTTCCTGGACGCAGGTGCGCGCCTGGCGTACGGCAGCGACTGGCCGATTGACCGTCTGGACGAATGGTACAACCTGCAGGTGGGCATGACCCGTCGCGCCTGGGACAGCGAAGGCAACCCGGCTGGCCCACGTCTGGATACCGACCGTGACCTGACGCTGATTGAAACATTGCGTTCAGCGACCATCGATGCGGCATACATGATTGCCCGCGAGCAGTACATCGGCTCGCTGGAAGTCGGCAAGCTGGCGGACGCCATCGTGCTGGAAAACAATTTGTTCGAACAGCCGGTGGAGAAGGTGTACCAGACGAAGGTTATGCGCACGCTGGTTGGTGGGAAAATCGTGTACCAGTCCTAA
- the mpl gene encoding UDP-N-acetylmuramate:L-alanyl-gamma-D-glutamyl-meso-diaminopimelate ligase: MRIHILGICGTFMGGLAMLARTLGHEVTGSDANVYPPMSTLLEEQGISLIQGYDASQLEPQPDLVIIGNAMTRGNPCVEAVLEKNIPFMSGPQWLHDFVLRDRWVIAVAGTHGKTTTAGMATWILEACGYKPGFVIGGVPGNFDVSARLGDSPFFVIEADEYDCAFFDKRSKFVHYCPRTLILNNLEFDHADIFDDLKAIQKQFHHLVRIVPGQGKIIWPENDVNIRQTMAMGCWSEQELVGEQGHWLAKKLNADASHWEVLLDGERVGEVNWQLVGEHNMHNGLMAIAAARHVGVAPADAAKALDTFVNARRRLELRGEENGVTVYDDFAHHPTAILATLAALRSKVGGTARILAVLEPRSNTMKMGHSKDDLAPSLGRADEVFLLQPPHIPWQVVEVAEACIQPAHCSADVDSLVEMILKTAQPGDNILVMSNGGFGGIHQKLLDGLAKKAAR, encoded by the coding sequence ATGCGCATTCATATTCTAGGGATTTGTGGCACCTTTATGGGCGGACTGGCTATGCTGGCTCGTACGTTGGGCCATGAAGTCACCGGTTCAGACGCCAACGTTTACCCGCCAATGAGCACGTTACTTGAAGAGCAGGGCATCTCCCTGATTCAGGGCTACGATGCGAGCCAGCTCGAGCCGCAGCCTGATTTAGTGATCATCGGCAACGCCATGACGCGCGGCAACCCGTGCGTGGAAGCCGTGCTGGAAAAGAACATCCCGTTCATGTCCGGGCCGCAGTGGCTGCATGATTTCGTTCTGCGCGACCGCTGGGTTATCGCGGTAGCGGGCACCCACGGTAAAACCACCACCGCCGGTATGGCCACGTGGATTCTGGAAGCCTGCGGCTATAAGCCAGGCTTTGTGATCGGCGGCGTACCGGGGAACTTCGACGTTTCCGCGCGCCTGGGCGACAGCCCGTTCTTCGTGATTGAAGCCGACGAATACGACTGCGCATTCTTCGACAAGCGTTCCAAATTCGTGCATTACTGCCCGCGCACGCTGATCCTCAACAACCTCGAGTTCGACCACGCGGATATCTTCGACGACCTGAAGGCGATTCAGAAACAGTTCCACCATCTGGTGCGCATCGTGCCGGGGCAGGGGAAAATCATCTGGCCAGAAAACGACGTGAATATCAGGCAGACCATGGCGATGGGCTGCTGGAGCGAGCAGGAGCTGGTAGGCGAGCAGGGCCACTGGCTGGCGAAAAAGCTCAATGCGGATGCCTCCCACTGGGAAGTGCTGCTCGACGGCGAACGCGTAGGGGAAGTGAACTGGCAGCTGGTGGGTGAACACAACATGCACAACGGCCTGATGGCCATTGCTGCCGCCCGTCATGTCGGCGTGGCTCCGGCAGATGCCGCTAAGGCGCTGGACACCTTCGTGAACGCGCGTCGCCGTCTGGAACTGCGCGGTGAAGAAAATGGCGTAACCGTCTATGACGATTTCGCCCACCACCCAACGGCTATTCTGGCGACCCTTGCGGCGCTGCGCAGCAAAGTAGGCGGCACCGCGCGCATCCTCGCCGTGCTGGAACCTCGCTCCAACACCATGAAAATGGGCCACAGCAAAGATGACCTGGCGCCCTCTCTGGGCCGCGCTGACGAAGTGTTCCTGCTGCAGCCACCGCATATTCCGTGGCAGGTGGTGGAAGTAGCAGAAGCCTGCATCCAGCCCGCGCACTGTAGCGCCGACGTGGATTCGCTGGTGGAGATGATCCTGAAAACCGCCCAGCCGGGGGATAACATCCTGGTGATGAGCAACGGCGGCTTCGGCGGTATCCATCAAAAATTACTCGACGGCCTGGCAAAAAAAGCCGCGCGGTAA